Proteins found in one Desulfuromonas sp. genomic segment:
- a CDS encoding TIGR00725 family protein, with amino-acid sequence MNGVAHRKIVVGVIGASSASPEGLQLATEVGRLIAEKGGVLVCGGLGGVMEAAARGCASAGGEVLGILPGPQASDANAFVTLAVPTNMGHARNVIIAHTAQVLIAVEGEYGTLSEAAISLKLGKNVVALRPQYELAGVSIVTTAAEAVDKAFAVLNRLQEDN; translated from the coding sequence ATGAACGGGGTTGCCCATCGTAAAATAGTCGTCGGAGTGATTGGCGCATCCAGTGCCTCGCCGGAAGGGCTGCAGCTGGCGACCGAGGTTGGCCGTCTGATCGCGGAAAAAGGCGGCGTGCTTGTCTGTGGCGGCCTCGGCGGAGTGATGGAGGCGGCGGCGCGTGGATGCGCCTCGGCCGGCGGCGAGGTGCTCGGCATTCTCCCCGGACCGCAGGCCAGCGATGCCAATGCATTCGTCACCCTGGCCGTACCGACCAACATGGGCCATGCCCGCAATGTTATTATTGCCCACACCGCGCAGGTTCTGATTGCTGTCGAAGGTGAATATGGCACCCTTTCGGAAGCGGCTATTTCACTCAAGCTCGGGAAAAATGTTGTTGCTTTACGACCGCAGTATGAACTCGCCGGAGTCTCGATCGTCACGACTGCGGCTGAGGCTGTCGATAAGGCGTTTGCCGTTCTAAACCGTCTGCAGGAGGATAACTGA
- a CDS encoding copper-translocating P-type ATPase has product MIEEASAETSDPVSAVDEKELAALVARDEQDDFFREADREKIRFNVYGMTCATCVGTVEKKLRAATGVDDVYVNLANETATVFYDASLTGEEALFSVVESAGYKPVGEDESDGVASLEAKRELHWLIFAAALSLPIMLLMWLQPFGPATQWVNMALATIVQFSAGLAFYRGAWTSIRNMSANMDVLVALGITAAYGYSMLAATRLFGLSGEVFFETSAMLITFIRFGKWLEARAKGQATRALNELLELQADRAVVLVDGTEKDIAVSEVEVGDTLVIRPGDRIPVDGEVVDGRSAVDESMLTGEPVPVAKEPGDDLTGATINGGGRMLMRATRIGEMTVLSSIVRMVEEAQADKAPIQRLADKVANVFVPVVILVAGCTYAVWIFSGAEFVFAFRMGVAVLVIACPCALGLATPTAIMVGSAIGLQSGILIKKASALENIARLDTLIFDKTGTLTHGDFRVAELAHAEGVSKDEMLQLAASAAQISSHPLSRAIVAWAEQKGIRYPQAINGEEVGGQGVSCEISGERVLLGSRKLLEQHHVSMRGLVVLSRELEGEGMSIVYLAVGDQNLGIIGLRDKPKEGTAEAITLLQHDDIECVMLTGDRLEPAEAVAKRLGIKSVEAEVMPGEKQEVVARYQEQNRQVGMVGDGINDAPALAQADVGIAVGSGTDVARETGDIVLVRGDVRDVVRAVRLGRKTLVKIKQNLFWAFFYNVIGIPLAAGVLYPAFGLYLKPEFAGLAMAFSSVSVVTNSLLLKRARRRL; this is encoded by the coding sequence GTGATTGAAGAGGCTTCGGCGGAAACGTCTGATCCGGTTTCCGCAGTCGATGAAAAAGAGCTGGCGGCGCTGGTTGCGCGGGATGAGCAGGACGATTTTTTTCGCGAGGCCGACCGGGAAAAAATCCGTTTCAATGTCTATGGCATGACCTGCGCGACCTGTGTCGGCACTGTTGAGAAAAAACTCCGCGCTGCAACCGGCGTCGATGACGTTTATGTCAACCTCGCCAATGAAACGGCGACGGTATTTTATGATGCCTCGCTGACCGGCGAAGAGGCACTGTTCTCGGTTGTCGAATCCGCCGGGTACAAGCCGGTTGGCGAAGATGAATCGGACGGGGTAGCCAGCCTCGAGGCGAAGCGGGAACTTCACTGGCTGATTTTTGCCGCCGCCCTGTCGCTGCCGATTATGCTGCTGATGTGGTTGCAGCCTTTCGGCCCGGCGACCCAATGGGTCAACATGGCTCTGGCGACGATTGTCCAGTTCTCGGCGGGGCTCGCTTTTTATCGCGGTGCCTGGACCTCGATCCGCAATATGTCGGCCAATATGGATGTGCTGGTCGCTCTCGGCATTACTGCGGCCTATGGTTATTCGATGCTTGCTGCCACCCGGTTGTTCGGGCTGTCCGGTGAGGTTTTTTTTGAAACCAGCGCCATGCTCATTACCTTTATCCGGTTTGGCAAGTGGCTCGAGGCCCGGGCCAAGGGCCAGGCGACCCGGGCGCTGAATGAGTTGCTCGAGTTGCAGGCCGACCGGGCCGTCGTTCTGGTTGATGGCACAGAAAAGGATATCGCGGTCAGCGAGGTCGAGGTTGGCGACACCCTGGTGATCCGGCCGGGCGACAGGATTCCGGTCGATGGCGAGGTCGTTGACGGCCGTTCGGCGGTCGATGAGTCGATGTTGACCGGCGAACCGGTCCCGGTCGCCAAGGAGCCGGGTGACGATCTGACCGGGGCAACCATCAATGGCGGCGGCCGGATGCTGATGCGGGCGACCCGGATCGGCGAGATGACAGTTCTGTCGAGCATCGTGCGCATGGTCGAGGAAGCCCAGGCCGACAAGGCACCGATTCAACGGCTTGCCGACAAGGTGGCCAATGTTTTCGTGCCGGTTGTCATCCTGGTTGCCGGCTGTACCTATGCCGTCTGGATCTTCAGTGGCGCCGAGTTTGTCTTCGCCTTCCGGATGGGGGTTGCGGTTCTGGTGATCGCCTGCCCGTGTGCTCTTGGCCTGGCAACACCAACGGCGATCATGGTCGGGAGCGCTATCGGGCTGCAGTCCGGCATCCTGATCAAGAAAGCTTCTGCCCTGGAAAATATTGCCCGGCTCGACACCCTTATTTTCGATAAAACCGGGACTTTGACCCACGGCGATTTCCGGGTCGCCGAGCTGGCGCATGCCGAAGGGGTGAGCAAGGATGAAATGCTCCAGCTGGCAGCTTCGGCCGCACAAATCAGTTCACATCCGCTCTCCCGGGCGATAGTTGCCTGGGCCGAACAAAAAGGGATTCGCTATCCGCAGGCGATCAATGGCGAAGAAGTCGGCGGTCAGGGCGTCTCCTGTGAAATTTCCGGCGAGCGGGTGCTGCTCGGCAGCCGCAAGCTTCTTGAGCAACATCACGTCAGCATGCGCGGCCTGGTTGTGCTCAGCCGTGAGCTCGAGGGCGAGGGGATGTCGATTGTCTATCTCGCGGTTGGCGACCAGAACCTCGGAATCATCGGTCTGCGCGACAAGCCGAAAGAGGGGACTGCCGAAGCAATCACCCTGCTGCAGCACGATGATATTGAGTGTGTGATGTTGACCGGCGACCGGCTTGAGCCGGCCGAAGCGGTGGCGAAGCGCCTTGGCATTAAGTCGGTCGAGGCCGAGGTTATGCCGGGTGAAAAACAGGAGGTCGTCGCCCGTTACCAGGAGCAGAACCGCCAGGTCGGCATGGTTGGTGATGGCATCAACGATGCGCCGGCTCTGGCCCAGGCCGATGTCGGGATTGCCGTCGGCAGCGGTACTGATGTGGCGCGGGAGACAGGTGATATCGTACTGGTCCGTGGCGATGTTCGTGATGTCGTGCGGGCCGTTCGCCTCGGCCGGAAGACCCTGGTCAAGATCAAGCAGAACCTGTTCTGGGCCTTCTTCTATAATGTCATCGGGATCCCGTTGGCCGCCGGTGTCCTCTATCCTGCATTCGGACTGTATCTCAAACCCGAATTCGCCGGACTGGCAATGGCTTTTTCGAGTGTTTCGGTTGTCACCAACAGCTTGCTTCTCAAGCGGGCCCGGAGACGCCTGTAA
- a CDS encoding tautomerase, with product MPFVNVKITTGATAGQKEELIEKMTQVLVDVLGKNPASTHVVIEEVPPESWGVGGRSVAKLRAAGSGTVSAK from the coding sequence ATGCCTTTTGTTAATGTCAAAATCACGACCGGCGCAACCGCGGGACAGAAAGAAGAATTGATTGAAAAAATGACGCAGGTTCTGGTTGATGTGCTCGGCAAGAATCCGGCTTCGACTCACGTGGTGATAGAAGAAGTTCCGCCGGAGAGCTGGGGCGTCGGCGGCAGAAGCGTGGCCAAATTACGCGCGGCCGGCAGCGGCACTGTATCGGCAAAATAA
- a CDS encoding DUF1330 domain-containing protein, producing MAAYLIGQINIMDEELWQQYVDGVRLSLVPYSAEIVFRGRQAAVLAGENDRDLVVVIAFPDRDVVEKWFASAQYQSLIPLRDQAADVVITIYDTY from the coding sequence ATGGCGGCATATCTGATCGGTCAGATCAATATTATGGACGAGGAGTTATGGCAGCAATATGTCGACGGGGTCCGGTTGTCACTGGTTCCGTATTCTGCCGAGATCGTTTTTCGCGGCCGACAGGCGGCCGTACTGGCCGGCGAAAATGATCGCGACCTCGTCGTGGTGATCGCCTTCCCCGATCGGGATGTTGTCGAAAAATGGTTTGCATCTGCTCAATATCAATCATTGATCCCGCTCCGGGATCAGGCGGCTGATGTTGTTATTACAATATATGACACCTATTGA